From the genome of Sander lucioperca isolate FBNREF2018 chromosome 1, SLUC_FBN_1.2, whole genome shotgun sequence, one region includes:
- the LOC116036533 gene encoding POU domain, class 3, transcription factor 4, producing MATAASSPYTLLSSSPMIHPDSQAMQPASPYRGHQKLLQSDYLQSVQSNGHPLGHQWASSLSEGSPWSASMEQQDVKPGREDLQLGIIHHRSSHVAHHSPHHNNHGNHPGAWGTPVSHNSSITSGQQINIYSQTGFNVNGMLDHGGLTPPPNPQGQGMHPGLRDTLSPEHSDLGGHHCHDHSDEETPTSDELEHFAKQFKQRRIKLGFTQADVGLALGTLYGNVFSQTTICRFEALQLSFKNMCKLKPLLNKWLEEADSSTGSASSIDKIAAQGRKRKKRTSIEVSVKGVLETHFLKCPKPSAPEITSLADSLQLEKEVVRVWFCNRRQKEKRMTPPGEPPPHEGPYSHSGSAGDASSCHDL from the coding sequence ATGGCcacagctgcctccagcccctacACCCTGCTCAGCTCCAGTCCCATGATCCACCCGGACAGCCAGGCCATGCAGCCTGCTAGCCCCTACAGAGGCCACCAGAAACTCCTCCAAAGTGACTACCTGCAGAGCGTCCAGAGCAACGGACACCCTCTCGGGCACCAATGGGCGAGCAGTCTGTCGGAGGGCAGCCCCTGGTCGGCCTCCATGGAGCAGCAGGACGTAAAACCCGGCCGAGAGGACCTGCAGCTTGGCATCATCCATCATCGCTCCTCGCACGTAGCGCATCACTCCCCTCATCACAACAACCATGGCAACCACCCGGGAGCCTGGGGAACTCCAGTGTCCCACAACTCCTCCATCACCAGCGGGCAGCAGATTAACATCTACTCGCAGACGGGCTTCAATGTCAACGGCATGCTGGACCACGGTGGCCTCACACCTCCACCCAACCCGCAGGGCCAAGGCATGCACCCGGGCCTCAGGGACACGCTCAGCCCCGAGCACAGCGACCTCGGCGGCCACCACTGCCACGACCACTCCGacgaggagacgccgacttcgGACGAGCTGGAGCACTTTGCCAAGCAGTTCAAACAGCGGAGGATCAAGCTGGGCTTTACGCAGGCGGACGTGGGTTTGGCTCTGGGCACGCTGTACGGGAACGTCTTTTCCCAAACCACCATCTGCAGGTTCGAGGCTCTGCAGCTGAGCTTTAAAAACATGTGCAAACTAAAGCCGCTGCTGAACAAGTGGCTGGAGGAGGCAGACTCGTCCACAGGCAGCGCTAGCAGTATAGACAAGATAGCAGCtcaggggaggaagaggaagaagaggacgtCCATCGAGGTCAGCGTCAAGGGGGTTCTGGAGACGCACTTTCTCAAATGTCCCAAACCCTCCGCGCCGGAGATCACCTCGCTGGCGGACTCGCTGCAGCTGGAGAAGGAGGTGGTGCGCGTGTGGTTCTGCAACCGGAGGCAGAAGGAGAAGCGCATGACGCCGCCGGGAGAGCCGCCGCCGCACGAGGGACCCTATTCTCACAGCGGGAGCGCGGGAGACGCCTCCTCGTGCCATGATCTCTGA